Below is a window of Rhipicephalus sanguineus isolate Rsan-2018 chromosome 9, BIME_Rsan_1.4, whole genome shotgun sequence DNA.
caaaaggtaCATGAAacattttgtattttaaaaactacacgatatactagaaaagtaattgcatatttgaaatcagcacacaaatatacacaaagTCACAGAGTTTCATCACAATCgatgaagaaataaagaaaaacttttaagagcagggtccccccttaaaatagcaaaattttgtatATCACGAGTGAGCTTTTGTGTGACATGGACTTGCATCCATTCCAGAATCCCGCCTCTGGACATGGGCCCCAGTCTGGCCTCGGAGAATTCCCAAGGATCGTACCACTCTTCGTGTTCCTCTGGCATGGAAGGTGCCACTCCTCGCATGGGCCCAGCCATGTCGGATGGTACAGGGGGCCCACGCTTTGCAACGAGTCCCCCCTACGATACACGATTCCCAGGAGGAGCACCACACGAAGCACCCGGCTTTGGCTACATGGACCCCCGGTGCAGGGTTGGTGTAGGGCCCGAGCCAGACCCAACGGACCCGTCACAGCAGGGCCGCTTCCCTGCAGCGCACCACCCGGGCTTCGCTGCTGGTGCCATGCCGCCGCATCAGGGGGCTGCATTTCCTGGGGCTTCCCAGGCTGGGCCAACAACGGGAGCACGTGATTTTGGCGAGCCGATGATGGGTGCTGCGGGTTTCCCAAGGCCCGGCGGCGGCTATGCCGGCGACGTTCCCCACTCGCCCCACATCCAGAGCCTGCAGAAGATGACGCCCCCTTTTGATGGCAGCGGTAAAGGAGACGTGCCAGCAGACCCACTTAATGGACCCCATCGTGGAAGTCCCGGCTGCATGGTGCCTCTTGAGCAGGCTTCGGCACAGTTTATgggcggtggtggcggtggaCCCATGATGTCTCATGGTAGGGGGGCTGCCACGGCTGCAGCAGCACCATATCCTACGATGGCCCCCGCCCGCAACTCACCTGGACCGCGTGCACGGGGCCGTGGCTCTGCGAACTCTgctgcagcagcagctgcagcagctgCGGCTGCTTCCTTTGGAGGTGGAGCCAACGTGCAAGTGAAGCTTGGTGCCCCGAACACCATCCAGTACCTCCCTGCGCGACCTCAGAACCCAGTGGCAGCACCGCCGCACCGAGCACCAAGCTTGGATTTCCTCCAGCGTTTCACAACGCCGCTAACCAACCTCGACACAAAGGTGCCCACACAAAACCTACAGTACTTCCCACCATCGGGACCACCCCAGAGGACGGGTCCTGTCATGATGATGCGAGGAGGGCCCGGTGGGCCTGGGGCCTATGCGGGAGCACGTGGGTTACCCCCAATGGACGCATACGGTGGAGGCCCCAATGGTCCTCAGCATGGAGGGATGCCTGTAAATGCTATGTTTCAGGGTGGCAAAGGACTGCGGCCGGCATCTCCCGGAGGTGGTGCAGGTGGTGACGTAGTGTCGCAGCCATTGCCTCCCACTGTGGGCCAGGCATTCAGCTACAAGCAGGGCCCCTTCTATGGACCCACGACAGCCGACCCCAACTATGCGGTGCAGTTCCACAACTTTCAGCAGCAGCTCTACGCCACAAATACCCGCAGCCAGGGTGCGACAACGTCGGGGCCGTCGGGCGCGACAGCAGCTGCCGCGGGGTTCTTTGGCCCAAAGTGACTTGACCGCTTCCCTGCTCCGTCTCTCggggaagaaaggaaggaaaaatgtGACCCCCCCTCTCTCGTGCACCATCTTTCTCGGCAGTTGTGTGTTCTCCAAGCCTGAGTCATCAGTGCGTGACTCCCATTTCCCACACGCGTGACACAGGTCGGGCGAGTTGCACAGTTTGGGGGCGCTACGAGGGAGCTGTAGACACTGTGGGACAGGGAGTGCTCAGGTTCCAAAGCGCAACTTTGATGGCCTCTCGTCTGTGTGCGTGACCAGAGCCGACTTTCTTTTGCTCAACAAGGCTCGATGTGGCCAGCGGAGCCGCCCCGCCCCCGCATCACAGGTTTCTTTGGTGTCGCCATCGAGGAGGCACGTGGCTTCATCTCGGTAGGACCTACGTGATTTCGGTGAAATGTGCTGTTCTTGCAGCAGTCTTGCTGAGGAGGAACCAGCACTCAGATGTCCGTGCCATCTTTTTTCGAGATCATAAGTGTTTTGGCCCCCCTTTTCTCAGTGGCTTTGGTGTTGATGGGGCCCCTCActggttgttgttttttctcgttTTGTTGGCAGTTGTTCCTGGTGCCGCGCTTCTCATTGATTTTGTTTTCATGTTTTACAAGCCTGAtggaaagaatatatatatatatataaatagagTGGGGGGAAGACGCATAAATTGAAGGCCATTTTGCCAAGGGATGCTGAACTTCTTTTACATAGCTAGCCTTTTGGCAGCACGGCCTATAGTggcaaatcataacggtcaagcTGATGGCTACCTAGCACTTGCAGATTATCTTTATTTAATGGTTGTGTGCTATCGCAGCTAGATACCATGGGCCATTGCGAAGGGACACAGGCATTCTTGATGGCTGCTTCTGTTGCTTCACGTAAGGCAGCtcactctttttatttttttcttatacctCACCCACTGACTCAAAATGTGTTTATGGTGTGCCATGTTTGTGGTAACATAAACCTGTCTCGCATGGAAGACAAGTGTGCAGCTTGTTTCTTTCAGTGCCAACCAGGTGTTATGTTTAGAAAGAGCAAGGGAACTATTGCTGAGCTGAGAGTCTCCTACGCACAACCTTTTTTGGCCTACTATTAAGAATGTTGTTTCCAAAGAACCCCTGCTTCACTTATTTTTTCTAGACAAGCACGAGTTCTTTTCGTTTATTCTGTCCCCTGCTCTATGCCACCCTATTCGGTTTTTGCTTTGCCCACGCAAAATTGGAAGGGGAGTGATTTTTCTGCTCAATTTTATATAAAGTGCAACTGAGAGGAGAATGAggaacaaaagaagaagaaaaaaagggcgAAAATACAAGATACGTCACTCATCGTGTCAGCCATAAACCTAAGTTATTTAtcatgaaaaagaaaagttgTCGTCTTCACTGTGGTCTCTTCTGTTATTTTTAGcctctttattatttttataaGCAGTATACCATTTACCTACCTTTAAGTCAAACTGACAAGTGTTTAGTTTTGTGCTAGGTTATTTCTGAAAACAAAGTTGTTCTGTGTTCCTCACAAGTGAGATCCCGTCCATGGagtttgtaaagaaaaaaataagggggAGGGCAATGAAACCTCTCTGGCAGAGCAACCTCGCTATATACGACTGCAGCTGCGTTGACAACACACCTTCTCACCCTCTCTTTCACTGTATATCTCTTCCTCTCACCGTCATTCACACAGTATCTCCCATACAATGTGACTGGAAGGATGTGCAGCCTTGCATCTTGTGCACCTGGTAAGGCTGTCTTTAAAAATGTTTCACCTGTGCAGCAGTCTGAATTTATTTAACTAATTAACAAGTTTCACTTATTTCCATCTGCGTTGTACTTTGTgcagggggatgggagagggtatgtTCACAAGTTATTACCATAGGTACAAGCGTACTTTCAGCAATCATTGAAAGTTTGCATATGGATTCAGACTGTGAAGGTCTCGCGTCGTATTCAAAGCAACATAGTATGAGAAATTTAATAAAAAAACCTTCTTCTCACTTGTTTCtgctaggcttgtgtgaatattcgaacgagtattacagtattcgaattcgcttcagcACAAATGTAAATTATTGTAAGTTTCAatgtattcgaaatgaacgaattgACATAAATTGCATGTAACCCCgcccttgtaaaggtggtttcactgcggtggaggggcgctataccgtgaatacatctATCCAGGGCAAATCTGTCCTGCTGCGAAGCCCCACTtaaaggttaaatgaacatattactctCACATAGGTTCATAacttaagtttaaaagctcattATACCAGcgtatatgctctaagtatagtaaattttaaaacgtaatgtgtgttacaggttatcacttgcattctactgaaagtcaaatcctgctactattcaaagttgctgccacttccctttgaaccaaagaGAATGACATTTACacgtgccttgtttcaattttaaaaatattgtgcaggttagctgGGCCATGACAAATATGCGCATTTTTTAATATATTTCATATGTGATATGtactattcgaattcaattcgaaattaccTGAAGTAACGTAGAGCACTGGGTGAGTTGGTAGAGATTCATGTCAAAGCGAAGCCCCCGtcctgtgttctttactgtgtttTCCttgcgcttcgcttcgacatcaATTCGAAATTAtctgaccaaatcactattcgcttcgaactttctttgaacctaaaatttactattcgttCAAGCCTAGTTTCTGCAAGTACATTTTTAACTTTAATGATCATCAGACTAGTAACTATGTTGTATGAACTTCCACGCTTTTTGTTGGAAGAAAGGACTAAAATTTCACTTTACACGGTTTTCTTCCTTCTCAAATATGGGAAGCAGAAATACGGAGAATGAATTAAAATCAAACGAATAGTCCCTGAGAATATTCATGTAAGAGTACTAGCCTGGTATGCAATATTTCTGCAGCGCTTGAGCTTTCAAGTATACGTTAAGTGTCGCATCACTAGCAATTCGCTGCATAAACAGAAAATGGGCCGATGAATCTGACACTCATCTTCCTCACTGGCACAGATTGGTGTACTGTGACAAAAATCCATAAGGCGCTGGCTGCACATCCTTCTAGCTGTATCATTCTCTCGTTAACAGCATACACACAATGTCCCACCATGCATGGCTCTCCTCCTGTCGTTGCCTAATGGGATGCGCAATTTTCCGACTCGCATTTAGTTTCTTTTGTAAGGTAAGATGGAAAGAAGCGGGTGATGAAAAAATATAAATTGATCACGAATGAATGATCAGAAGCGGGCACCATTTTCATGGCTCATCTTAAATAATGACCCGCACATGCAAGGAAAATGCTCAAAATGGGAGAGAGCTCATCCCGTCCCCACACCATCACATCTTTGCACTGTCGAGTGGTTCTTTCCCATTTATCAAATGTTCTCAACATCTTTTAAAGATCTTTGTTGTATCTTTGTGTACCTGCTTTCCTAGCACAATAGAGTTTCCCTTAACACCTGCCTGGAACTGAAAAGCGATGTCTCGGCATCTGTCCAACATCGTCGAACAGTACTACCTGTGGGTCAAAGAATTTTGAATTAAGATGAAAAGTTCGGCACTTGCCACCAGTCAACTTTGATCGCGTGTTTTCATTTAAGTTCATTAAAGTGTTCTGCATGAGCAAGCAGTGTAGAATATCCTATTGAAAAGGCGACATTCGCTTTGGTTGCCCAACGCCAAGAAAGCTTCCTTTGTGGAACAAATGGAGAAGTTTAGGCCAAGTTAAGTCTAGCCAAACTTCTTTGCATCTTTGCGCACTTACAGTCGCCACACTGAGACTTTCATGGACAGCTCCATTGCATTtcagtctaggtggtgttgtaGGAAACTCTCAAGTATAATGCAATACAGATTTACCCCTCCTGTTGTCTATAACATGAATAATTTACAAACGAAAGGGGGCGCTGATCTCGTCATCAGTGAATTGTGTACACAGTAGAGTTAAACAGGATGGATCTTTAGTTGCTTTGTGTACTGTACACTGTCAGATACATTGATGTGTTGACGTTTTGGCCTGCTTAGGTAGCACCTTATTAAACATTTTAGGCAGTTGTACCGTGTTCAAGAGCATGACTTTATGTTCCTTGTTTTTTGTGTAGCACGTGCAGCATAAAAGCAGCGTAAAGACTCGGAAATTTGTGCAGTTGTTGAGTTGGAAGGGCTGGGTGCTGTTCCTCATGCCATGGCACAATTCTTGGAAGTGCAAAATGTTTGCCTTCATCTCTGATATCCAAACGTTGTGCTTTGCAGGTTTTGGTGCTTTCTGTTGATTGCAGCATGCACCACTGACTGTGGGCGAATGATCGGTTATTGCGGGTCTGACAGCAGGCACCATGTTAGGTGCTCTTGCAAGGTTGCCTGCTTTGTGCAACACCTGCACTGTTGCAGCTCAAGAAATAGCTCAGATTGCACAAGGAATTATATACAAATATacgatttttttttacagaaaaaaatTTTGGGCACCTGACTGTCACATTGGCCTTTCACCATTTACAGATGAAATTGAGAAGCATGCTTTGTCTACGGCAGCTTTCTGTTCAAGCCTGTGATGGCTTCTTTTCATCATTACGAGCCAATCATCTCACATGGGCCATCACTTTTGCAAAGTATGGGAATAATACTGCATCATCACCGTAATTCTTACCTCCCGCCTGCCCCTTTGATCTCCAATTAAAATATTTTCTTTCGCTTTTCTGTTTCTTTACATCAAGCAACAGGGTAGCGTCACCGcgcaacaaataaaaaaaaaaggacacgttGTTCGACCACTCCAGCAATAGAGGTGAGCCGTGCGACGTCGCGCTTTTGTTCGCAGTGTCTCTTTAGCAGCCGTGTGCCAAATCTAGATTTCTCTcccaagtgctttttttttcctcttccagtACTTTTATTTTTGTCTTTCCCATCGTCTTCAACTAACGTGATGTCATCTGCCACCTCATACGTACACAATTGACAGGTGGTATTCCCAGTTTTTtggggtttttttttctgtgggggGGGTGGGGTGCGGAGAATTCATGCACCTTCTGGTGAAGCTGCGGAGATCTGGGTGCCCAGCTAGCCGCGCCCTGTGCATTGATTGCTTTCACTGGAGAAGCAATAAAGAGTCTTCAGCGGGAGGGGATCTTTTTGGGGATGTTTTCGGGACGAGGGGATGCGGGCGAATTTTACCTCAATCGCGGACGGGCGAACACCGCCGCAGTGCGAATAGGAAAAGCAGTGTCGCGCGAGAGGGAAATAATTTATGCTTTCAGCGCCGTGTACTGCAGCTTttaaggtgtttttttttgttcgttgtagttttttttttcttcattccacCCTGTACAAATTGTAAGCAGATGGTTCGTGTGTACGTATGCCGTTGTCATTGTACAGCTGTGCCTCGGTGTGTCTTTTTTGTGCGTCCAAGTCACTTTTCACAGGTCAGTGTGTGCTGTATCTTGTTAAAACACGCCAGGATCGTCAAAGATCGTGCCGCGGTGCTGCCCCAGGCTCTCTCCCCCGCGTGCACGGCATATTTCTTTTAACTTTCTCAATAttcttctggaaaaaaaaaagatgtcttttaatgctgttttttttttctcgttttattgAAAGGGTGATATGCTTGCTGCTTGTGTGCCTGGGGAGAAAATTGTATAAAGATGTGTGCATGGAAGCCTGCAAGAGATGTTGATTtgctgtttttattattttttaaatttttatggTATGAATGTGCCACGTCATGatgaaaagaagtaataaaagtttttttttgcagacaTTCCTTGTGCAGTTTTTCTCGTTATTGCCCGTGATGGAGATGAAGGAATGTTATGAGCATTTTCCTTTATCTTATAAATCGCACAAGTCAGTTTAAAAATGCACTTAACACACCTTATGCTTTCGTTGGCTTCATACAGTTGGTCCGACGAAAAACAGCCCCTCaatccattccccttctttcgaacAAAACATGTTCAATATTCTCTACACTGTTTTTTCAGAAGCTGCATGTGAATAGTCATAGGCGAGCACTACAACATGTCATTTTAGATTATTATATAActtttattttgtaatcgcattctttgctgtcctgtgcatctgcttATTTGCATCAGGACTAAAGTTGAATGCAGCATCCCACCCACAGTGGTAATTCGGCAGTTCTCGCGCTGCTGTGCTTGAGGATGTGTGTTCAATTCCCAACCACAGAGGCTGCATTTCAAAGAAGGCGAAATGTAAAAATGcttgtgtacttaaatttagatgaaccccagctggtcaaagtTATTCTGGATTCTTCCGCTATGACAAGGCTTAATAAtcaataagaacttgttgttgggtgATTTGGTGAATACATAGCATCTTGATTTTTGTGCTAAAAAAGACGACCACATGAGAATCATAttgataatcatattgtggttctggcactGTGATATGCGCTATCACGTGACAGGGCAGCATTTTGCAGGTTCTGCTCTGTGCAATGTTGTCTTTTTCAAGCTATAAACTTCAGGTGGGAGCAGGTGCCTGCAGACAAGCATACTCATCTATGTGCTGCTTTGTTGAAGTGCAAAACGAATTGCACAAGAAACCAAaactgggctagtcggttcaacATTGTGAGCAGCGAGGATGACAGCATGACAGTAACAGGAATACGATGCTACTTGTTTCCTCATCTGCACTGGTCGCCATGTAAAATGAATATCAACCAACTAGATCAAACAACTGCCTTGGCAACCCGCACCTGTGGCATCATTCTTTCACGTTGAGAGCTGTTAGTGGCTGCTTAGATGGTACTACTTGAAAATTCTTGTGATCAGGGCTGTTAGCAAAGCATACTCAGACCAGCCAGATCGTGACAAAGTGCTTATTGTGACCATTGTCACAGATTTATTTGCAATGCAGCTCGGAGGTCCTGCATGAAGGACGTTGTCAAAGGCACATGCATGAGGTCAGTTCAGCTATGCCTGTTCAAGCTCGCATTTGATTTAGTTTTAGTACTTCCAAACTCACGAGCGCATTTAAATGTGACGGTGTATATGTATGCTGCTAGTGTGCTTTGGGCTAGGTTTGTCATTGGGAAAGGTTACTGTAATGCCATGATACCGGTACTACATTGCTTCAGGAATACTTGCCCGTGCAGCATCTCCCATATCTATGTATCGTGATTTTTTCATGCAACATACCACAAAACACCCTACAAAATAATTTATTTGCAACTACATATCGGGACAATCACCATCACTGATTTGTCCTTGCTATACCGGCAACTGAGAGGAAACGACTAGAATGTTCTTCGGCTCCGCTGAGccttttggcacataaaacatgGAATGTTCACTACAGTCCGCTTGCTTATAAGTAGTCATTGTTTCATAACAATTCCACATTTTTTAATATAGACACACATGAAACACATAAAACACAAGCTGGAAAATACCGCAGCGATAAAAACAGACAAGCACGAAACAAGATAACAAGGACAAGTGCATCTTTTATCGTTCTTGTCTGTTTTTAGCTCCGCAGCATTTTGAAAGGATGTACCAACATGCCCATCTCGCCCTTTTAAACAAGCTGGAAACCACTGTAGTATTCACCATGGAATATATATTGAAACTAAGGACAGTTTGCTGAATTCACATAAATGGCTGCCAAGCAAGAGCAATGCACACCAGTTGTATACTGACTGCGTAATAAACTGCATATATCATTGTCATACAAACACACATTGGTGAAGATGCAGACACAGAGGTAAAGATGCCATGTGTGGCTGGCTTTTGACCAGACCAAGAACAACAGCAAACATCAATAGGTATTAGATTCCATCAAAATGGATACAGGCTAAGGAACACATACTTTTGTTACTCGACCAAGCAACATGCAAGTTTCTGATATCAAGTCACTACAGCTCGTCAAGTGACGTCTCCTATTCAGGTCAACAATGACCTTCAATTATCATTGGCACAAATGTTGACATCACAAAAAGACGATCTGTAAGGGTAATCTTTAATAGAAGCCCTTGACAAAAGTAGAACAAACATTCAGGTGGAtggcatttttttatttcgtaaCCCTTACTCAACCTAGCAGGATTCTGCAGAATTGATTTGCCAAATGTAGTACAAGTGTCAGCAGGGTTATAGTCTAACCTGTAATTAAAAGGGATACTTTAACATTCATGGAAAATTACTGCAGAACTCAGTTTGCTGAATATATCCTGTAGTGTCAAACATAGATGTGTTTGGCTCGTTATCAGTGAAGTTGACCTTGATTATAAAATGTCAGCTAGGAATAGTGACATGTAAGTACATGAAGTAAGAAGGTGTAATTTCTGGCATTTTAGGTATAAACATATCATGACGTAAAACTTATCACAATTCTTTGACAGGTCATCCAACTTAACTTAGTTATGTCCACGGTAAAAAATTCACATGCAAGGCTGTTCCCAAAACTGCATAGCCCACGAAATAGGTGATGATGCGCTTAGAATGGATATCACTCTGCCACAAGTTCACTGCAACGTCGGCCCAGACAACAGAGCGAAACTTTCTTTCCACTCTGTTGGAACTGAGAAATGTCGTCCAATACAACACCGGGCTTGAGGCAGCAATCAGCCGCGTCACCACTTGAACGTTTGCAAAGAGAACTGTGATCATCAAAAAACCAACAACATGCAAAAGATACGGAATGTGTCGTCTGTCACTGCAGTGCTTTAGAGCAGAGGCCGACGAATGTAGGACGACTATGACGACTGGCAATGCCAGAATGAAATTGGGCAGCTGCTTCAGGCGATAATACATGAGAAAGCCCACATCCCAGTAGTGTGATTGGACGTATCCGTAGGAAAAAGGAACAAGATTCGAACACCACTTCGAAGCATTGCGCCCTGCCAGCCTGAACCCAGACTCAGCCGCCTGATTCAGGACTGCAGCAGAGAATCGCTGAGAGTAGTCGGGTATGCAAAACAGTGACCACGCGTAACACTGGAACAAAAGGAATGGCAGGATGCAGAATGATGCCCGGAAGACGGATCTCACAGGTGTCAAGCCACAGACCAAGCCAGAATAGAGCAGGAATCCAGCAGACAGGAACCCGTTAGACCGAACAAGGCCGCCCAGGCAGAAAAACAACGTCGCCAGGTTCGGCCTGTTCTGCTCGAGCAACAGCAAGCCCAAGAAGCTGACGGCTGCGAACACGGATTCGCTGTAGCAGGCGCTGAAGAAGATGGACGCCGGGTTGAAGCAGAACAAGAGGACCGCCTCGTCGGCGTGCTCCTTTGAGAAGAGCTGATGCGTCAGC
It encodes the following:
- the LOC119404670 gene encoding GPI mannosyltransferase 2 produces the protein MARWDSQYFLHIAEHGYTYEQTLAFFPLYPWLVRQTADGLVDPLTNACLSRHSVLLLSAVLVNVSFFAVAAVALHRLTHQLFSKEHADEAVLLFCFNPASIFFSACYSESVFAAVSFLGLLLLEQNRPNLATLFFCLGGLVRSNGFLSAGFLLYSGLVCGLTPVRSVFRASFCILPFLLFQCYAWSLFCIPDYSQRFSAAVLNQAAESGFRLAGRNASKWCSNLVPFSYGYVQSHYWDVGFLMYYRLKQLPNFILALPVVIVVLHSSASALKHCSDRRHIPYLLHVVGFLMITVLFANVQVVTRLIAASSPVLYWTTFLSSNRVERKFRSVVWADVAVNLWQSDIHSKRIITYFVGYAVLGTALHVNFLPWT